One region of Mycolicibacterium rhodesiae NBB3 genomic DNA includes:
- a CDS encoding RND family transporter: MSNPQSAPKRTIVARTIRTLAVPIIIGWVLLAAVLAVVSPPLDKVADEHSVSMSPKDSIAFQGMMNIGKVFHEFDSDSTAMVVIEGQDKLGDSAHQYYNEILAKLRADHEHIQFAQDFWGDPLTAAGVQSPDAKAAYVQVFLTGAQGTTPSHESVAAVREIVDSVPAPPGVQAHVAGNAVLVADTSIAGHKSLAIMALVSIGVILIMLLIVYRSIVTALIALVMVGIELFAAQGVTATAGNLNIIGLTPYAVSMVTMLVIAAGTDYVIFLLGRYHEARSRGLDRVDAYYEAYEGVWHVILGSGLTIAGACMCLSFTTLPYFTSMALPCAISLLVVVAAALTLAPAILVVGSRFGLLDPKRELSTRGWRKVGTVVVRWPKPIIVATSVVAVVGFVALMTYVPQYNDDKFTPADLPSNIAMGVAEQHFSKARMNPELLMLEADHDLRNPADMLIIDRVAKSVFHLRGIERVQTITRPLGAPIEHSSIPFQIAMQNSATLQTAKYNNDNTAQMLEQADELSKTIANMQRMYEITRQIVGVTHDMTARTHDMVNTTNELRDHIADFDDFFRPIRNYFYWEPHCYNIPVCFSLRSLFDSLDGIDQLAGKLEGLSGDIDQLDQLMPQMLDVLPPTIESMKTMRDFMLSTHSTMAGIQKQMQESAEGSTMMGNYFDQAKNDDSFYLPPEVFQNPDFERGLKMFVSPDGKAVRMIITHQGDPASVDGITHVAGIRDTVADATKGTPLENAKVSLAGTASLYADMQNGVKTDLLIACIASMILIFAIMLLITRSVVAALVIVGTVAASLGTACGLSVLLWQDILGLGVQWIVIPLSVVILLAVGSDYNLLVVSRLREEIHAGLNTGIIRGMGATGRVVTAAGLVFAFTMMSMIVSELRVVGQLGMTIGIGLLVDTLIVRSFMTPSIAAALGRWFWWPLNTFRIVDRYRRPGAGEYRTDRASGDAVKT, encoded by the coding sequence ATGAGCAACCCGCAGTCGGCGCCGAAGCGCACCATCGTCGCCCGCACGATCCGGACGCTGGCGGTACCGATCATCATCGGCTGGGTGCTGTTGGCCGCCGTACTGGCCGTGGTCTCGCCACCGCTCGACAAGGTCGCCGACGAGCATTCGGTGTCGATGAGCCCGAAGGACTCCATCGCCTTCCAGGGCATGATGAACATCGGCAAGGTGTTTCACGAATTCGACTCCGACTCAACGGCAATGGTCGTCATCGAGGGGCAGGACAAGCTCGGCGACAGTGCCCACCAGTACTACAACGAGATCCTGGCGAAACTCAGGGCCGATCACGAACACATTCAGTTCGCCCAGGACTTCTGGGGGGACCCCCTGACCGCGGCGGGCGTGCAGAGTCCCGACGCCAAGGCCGCCTATGTGCAGGTGTTCCTGACCGGTGCGCAGGGCACCACGCCCAGCCACGAGTCGGTGGCGGCGGTACGCGAGATCGTGGATTCGGTGCCTGCGCCCCCAGGAGTTCAAGCCCACGTCGCGGGTAACGCCGTGCTCGTTGCCGACACCAGCATCGCCGGTCATAAGAGCCTGGCGATCATGGCGCTGGTCTCGATCGGTGTGATCCTGATCATGCTGCTCATCGTCTACCGGTCCATAGTCACCGCCCTCATCGCGCTGGTGATGGTCGGTATCGAACTGTTTGCCGCACAAGGTGTTACCGCGACAGCGGGCAACCTCAACATCATCGGGCTCACGCCGTACGCGGTCAGCATGGTCACGATGCTCGTCATCGCCGCAGGCACCGACTACGTCATCTTTCTGCTCGGCCGATATCACGAAGCCAGGTCAAGGGGACTCGACCGCGTCGATGCGTACTACGAGGCCTACGAAGGCGTCTGGCACGTCATCCTCGGCTCCGGATTGACGATCGCCGGTGCATGCATGTGCCTGTCGTTCACGACGCTGCCGTACTTCACCAGCATGGCGCTGCCCTGCGCGATCTCACTGCTGGTGGTCGTCGCGGCGGCGCTGACGCTGGCACCGGCGATCCTGGTCGTCGGATCCCGGTTCGGCCTGCTCGATCCCAAACGCGAACTCTCGACGCGCGGTTGGCGCAAAGTCGGCACGGTGGTGGTCCGCTGGCCCAAGCCGATCATCGTTGCTACGTCGGTCGTTGCGGTCGTCGGGTTCGTCGCCCTGATGACGTACGTGCCGCAGTACAACGACGACAAGTTCACCCCGGCCGACCTGCCCTCGAACATCGCCATGGGCGTCGCCGAGCAGCACTTCTCGAAGGCCCGGATGAATCCAGAGCTGCTGATGCTGGAAGCCGATCACGACCTGCGCAATCCGGCCGACATGCTCATCATCGACCGAGTTGCCAAGAGCGTCTTCCATCTTCGCGGTATCGAACGAGTACAGACCATCACCCGGCCGCTCGGCGCTCCGATCGAACACAGTTCCATACCGTTCCAGATCGCCATGCAGAACTCGGCGACATTGCAGACGGCCAAGTACAACAACGACAACACCGCGCAGATGCTCGAACAGGCCGACGAGCTGAGTAAGACCATCGCCAACATGCAGCGCATGTACGAGATCACCAGGCAGATCGTGGGAGTGACCCACGATATGACGGCGCGAACGCACGACATGGTGAACACCACCAACGAATTGCGCGACCACATAGCGGATTTCGATGACTTCTTCCGTCCGATCCGTAACTACTTCTACTGGGAACCGCACTGCTACAACATCCCGGTCTGCTTTTCTTTGCGGTCGCTGTTCGACTCGCTCGACGGGATCGATCAGCTCGCGGGCAAGCTCGAGGGACTCAGCGGCGACATCGACCAGCTGGACCAGTTGATGCCGCAGATGCTCGACGTCCTTCCGCCGACCATCGAATCCATGAAGACCATGCGGGATTTCATGCTGTCGACGCACAGCACCATGGCCGGCATCCAGAAGCAGATGCAGGAGTCGGCCGAAGGCTCGACGATGATGGGCAACTACTTCGATCAGGCCAAGAACGACGACTCGTTCTACCTCCCGCCAGAGGTGTTCCAGAACCCCGACTTCGAACGCGGTTTGAAGATGTTCGTCTCACCCGACGGCAAAGCCGTGCGGATGATCATCACGCATCAGGGGGATCCGGCCTCCGTCGACGGGATCACGCACGTGGCGGGCATCAGGGACACCGTCGCGGATGCGACGAAGGGCACCCCGTTGGAGAACGCCAAGGTGTCGCTGGCGGGAACGGCATCGCTGTACGCCGATATGCAGAACGGGGTGAAAACCGATCTGCTGATCGCCTGCATCGCGTCGATGATCCTGATCTTCGCGATCATGCTGTTGATCACGCGCAGCGTCGTCGCCGCGTTGGTCATCGTCGGGACGGTCGCGGCGTCATTGGGCACCGCGTGCGGACTGTCCGTGCTGCTGTGGCAGGACATCCTGGGGCTGGGCGTGCAGTGGATCGTCATCCCGCTGTCGGTGGTGATCCTGTTGGCCGTCGGTTCCGACTACAACCTGCTCGTGGTGTCTCGGCTCCGGGAGGAGATCCATGCCGGTCTGAACACCGGCATCATTCGCGGCATGGGTGCCACCGGGCGCGTGGTCACCGCGGCGGGTCTGGTGTTCGCGTTCACGATGATGTCGATGATCGTGTCCGAACTGCGTGTGGTGGGTCAGCTGGGTATGACGATCGGCATCGGCCTGTTGGTCGACACACTGATCGTGCGGTCCTTCATGACCCCGTCGATCGCGGCCGCGCTCGGCCGGTGGTTCTGGTGGCCGCTGAACACGTTCCGGATTGTCGACCGGTACCGCCGACCCGGTGCGGGCGAATACCGCACCGATCGCGCATCCGGCGACGCAGTGAAAACCTAG
- a CDS encoding TetR/AcrR family transcriptional regulator: protein MSESRLRQRTEGRLDRSRDPAILNAALAALKEHGYDATNMNDIAAQAGVGKAAIYRRWSSKAALMADALVYWRPDLLDNSAPDTGSLRGDFDELVERVKRNDDSLVSTEMILRVAVEASNDPELAAALDDLMLLRGRRVFSAILQQAAARKEIPADRDYSLVADVATAMSLLRVTRGEHVDAAFVRQVIDTLVIPAVMH from the coding sequence ATGTCGGAATCGAGACTGCGTCAACGCACGGAGGGTCGGCTGGACCGCAGCCGTGATCCGGCGATCCTCAATGCGGCGCTGGCGGCGCTCAAGGAGCACGGGTACGACGCGACCAACATGAACGACATCGCCGCGCAGGCGGGGGTGGGCAAGGCCGCGATCTACCGGCGCTGGTCGTCGAAGGCTGCCCTGATGGCCGACGCTCTCGTGTACTGGCGACCCGACCTGCTCGACAACAGCGCTCCGGACACCGGGAGCCTGCGCGGCGATTTCGACGAGTTGGTCGAGCGCGTCAAGCGCAATGACGATTCTCTGGTCTCCACGGAAATGATCCTGCGCGTCGCGGTGGAGGCGTCCAACGACCCCGAACTCGCCGCCGCACTCGACGACCTCATGTTGTTGCGCGGCCGTCGCGTCTTCTCGGCGATTCTGCAGCAGGCTGCCGCACGCAAAGAGATTCCGGCCGACCGCGACTACTCACTGGTCGCCGACGTCGCCACCGCGATGAGTCTGCTGCGGGTGACCCGTGGGGAGCACGTCGATGCCGCCTTCGTGCGGCAGGTGATCGACACGCTGGTGATACCTGCCGTCATGCACTGA
- a CDS encoding glycoside hydrolase family 3 protein — MTVFDDAVDAVRRGDKSSDDAATELLSLLTDSELLWLLDGDRALIESVVHGVRTQTNFLAVTAGRIDRIGIPGLRFTDGPRGVGISPSTSFPVAIARAATWDVEMERRVAAAIGAEARALGANFWGGLCINVAPFPGWGRVQESYGEDPVLLGEMGSAAIEGAKPWVITSVKHFALNSMEEARFQVDVRVPEDVLHERYLPHFRRTAESVDSVMSAYNSVNGEWAGQNRHLLTEILRERWGFAGFVHTDWVWGLRDPVKSVAAGQDVEMPFRQQRAHALPAALRSGELSRADVRTAGARILRTQIEFAARARPTPARSVVAGADHRALAREVAHRATVLLRNESIGGTTLLPLAEQTLQRVAVLGRLADRPNLGDTGSSNVKPPTTVSVLQGLRERLGSHRVVTDAGHADVAVVVVGLTPKDEGEALIALGPDTMALFGGIMRRPRVAQLVSAVFNFSQRWWTFGGDRSDLRLHDEDVALIRAVSAANPRTVVIVISGGTVVVDPWDKDVAALLMAWYPGMEGGRALADVLLGDAEPAGRMPFATPVQQSDLPQVDWRAHTVTYERWWGQRKLDHDGVQAAYPLGFGLGYTTFTTTDLTLGAVDGERFAAHVTVTNTGDRGGRHVVQVYAVRTVDGQPVRHLVGFTPVPVPAGERVSVTVDCSIRPLQRWTADGFVFDGGDITVEAGAYSGDPLAAVAPLAR; from the coding sequence ATGACAGTCTTCGACGATGCCGTGGACGCGGTCCGCCGCGGCGACAAGAGCTCCGACGACGCCGCCACCGAACTGCTGAGTCTGCTGACCGATTCGGAGCTGCTGTGGCTGCTCGACGGCGATAGGGCGCTGATCGAGTCCGTCGTGCACGGTGTGCGCACGCAGACGAACTTCCTCGCCGTCACCGCGGGCCGCATCGACCGCATCGGCATCCCGGGGTTGCGGTTCACCGACGGTCCGCGCGGCGTCGGGATCTCTCCGTCGACGAGTTTCCCCGTCGCCATCGCGCGAGCCGCCACCTGGGACGTCGAAATGGAACGACGCGTCGCCGCGGCCATCGGGGCCGAGGCGCGTGCTCTTGGCGCCAACTTCTGGGGTGGTCTCTGCATCAACGTCGCGCCGTTTCCCGGTTGGGGTCGCGTCCAGGAGTCCTACGGCGAAGATCCGGTGCTGCTCGGCGAAATGGGCAGTGCGGCCATCGAAGGTGCGAAACCATGGGTGATCACGAGCGTGAAGCACTTCGCGCTCAACTCGATGGAGGAAGCTCGATTTCAGGTCGACGTCCGCGTGCCAGAGGACGTGCTCCACGAGCGATACCTGCCGCATTTCCGACGGACCGCCGAGAGTGTGGATTCAGTGATGAGTGCGTACAACTCGGTCAACGGGGAATGGGCGGGCCAGAATCGGCACCTGCTGACCGAGATCCTCCGCGAGCGTTGGGGATTCGCCGGTTTCGTGCATACCGACTGGGTCTGGGGTCTGCGCGATCCGGTGAAATCCGTCGCAGCCGGCCAGGACGTGGAGATGCCGTTTCGGCAGCAGCGTGCCCACGCGCTGCCCGCGGCGTTGCGCTCGGGCGAGCTGAGCCGCGCGGACGTCCGCACCGCCGGCGCCCGGATCCTGCGCACCCAGATCGAGTTCGCCGCGCGTGCCCGGCCGACTCCGGCGCGATCGGTGGTGGCAGGCGCTGATCACCGCGCATTGGCGCGCGAGGTGGCCCACCGGGCCACGGTGCTGCTGCGCAACGAAAGTATCGGCGGCACAACGTTGTTGCCGCTAGCCGAGCAGACGCTGCAACGCGTCGCGGTGCTCGGCCGACTCGCCGACCGACCGAACCTGGGCGACACCGGATCGTCGAACGTCAAGCCCCCGACGACCGTCTCGGTGTTGCAGGGTCTGCGTGAACGTCTCGGAAGCCACCGCGTGGTCACAGACGCCGGCCACGCTGATGTCGCGGTGGTCGTCGTCGGCCTGACGCCAAAGGATGAGGGGGAGGCGTTGATCGCTCTGGGCCCCGACACGATGGCGTTGTTCGGCGGAATCATGCGCCGGCCACGGGTCGCCCAGCTCGTCAGTGCGGTGTTCAACTTCTCGCAACGCTGGTGGACCTTCGGCGGCGACCGTTCCGATCTTCGTCTACACGACGAAGACGTGGCCCTCATCCGCGCCGTCTCCGCCGCCAATCCGCGCACTGTGGTCATCGTCATCTCGGGAGGCACCGTCGTCGTCGATCCGTGGGACAAGGATGTCGCCGCGTTACTGATGGCCTGGTATCCCGGGATGGAGGGTGGCCGCGCACTTGCCGACGTCCTGCTCGGCGATGCCGAGCCTGCCGGCAGGATGCCGTTCGCGACACCGGTGCAGCAATCGGATCTGCCGCAGGTTGATTGGCGCGCGCATACGGTCACCTACGAACGGTGGTGGGGGCAGCGCAAACTCGATCACGATGGCGTGCAGGCGGCGTACCCGCTCGGATTCGGACTCGGCTACACGACATTCACCACGACGGACCTGACACTCGGTGCGGTGGACGGCGAGCGCTTCGCCGCGCACGTCACGGTCACCAACACCGGCGATCGTGGCGGCCGCCACGTCGTCCAGGTCTACGCGGTGCGCACCGTCGATGGACAACCCGTTCGCCACCTCGTCGGATTCACCCCGGTTCCGGTGCCGGCGGGAGAGCGCGTCTCCGTCACGGTCGACTGCTCGATCCGGCCACTGCAGCGTTGGACGGCGGACGGCTTCGTGTTCGACGGCGGCGACATCACGGTCGAGGCCGGCGCCTACTCCGGTGATCCGCTCGCGGCCGTGGCGCCGTTGGCGCGCTGA
- a CDS encoding threonine aldolase family protein has translation MSISPLHDPDWRAFASDNYAGVHPEVLAALAAANGGHQAAYGADVYTAKLAEVIRSHFGERAETFPVFNGTGANVVALTSVLPRWGAVVTATTAHIHTDEAGAPERMTGLKLLTVGTPDGKLTPELVAHEAWGWGDEHRAQPLAVSITQATELGTVYTPDDVRALCDFAHHNGMAVHMDGARLWNAAAALGVGFREFTTDAGVDILSLGGTKNGLLGAEAVVVLDPERSSGLVFLRKMTMQLASKMRFASAQLLALFDGDLGLRSAAHANAMAQRLRTALETGVADGTLTGLAFTQDSQANAIFATLPTEIADRIRERARFYDWDRARGEVRWMTAWDSTPDDVDRFVAIVAEEFGRR, from the coding sequence GTGTCGATATCCCCGCTGCACGATCCCGACTGGCGCGCCTTCGCGAGCGACAACTACGCAGGTGTGCACCCCGAGGTGTTGGCCGCCCTCGCCGCCGCCAACGGCGGGCACCAGGCCGCCTACGGCGCAGACGTGTACACCGCCAAGCTGGCCGAGGTGATCCGCTCACACTTCGGTGAACGTGCCGAAACCTTCCCCGTCTTCAACGGCACAGGAGCCAACGTCGTCGCCCTCACCAGCGTGTTGCCCCGCTGGGGCGCCGTCGTGACAGCGACGACCGCACATATCCACACCGACGAGGCCGGTGCCCCGGAACGAATGACCGGTCTCAAATTGCTCACCGTTGGAACCCCGGACGGCAAGCTGACACCCGAGTTGGTCGCGCACGAAGCGTGGGGGTGGGGCGACGAGCACCGCGCTCAGCCACTGGCGGTGAGCATCACGCAGGCCACCGAACTGGGCACCGTCTACACGCCGGACGACGTGCGCGCACTCTGTGACTTCGCGCACCACAACGGCATGGCGGTCCACATGGACGGTGCCCGGCTGTGGAACGCGGCGGCGGCACTCGGCGTGGGTTTCCGCGAGTTCACCACGGACGCGGGGGTCGACATCCTCAGCCTCGGCGGCACCAAGAACGGACTGCTCGGCGCCGAGGCCGTGGTGGTGCTCGATCCCGAGCGCTCGTCCGGGCTGGTGTTCCTGCGCAAGATGACGATGCAGCTCGCCAGCAAGATGCGCTTCGCCTCAGCCCAGTTGCTCGCACTGTTCGACGGTGATCTAGGCCTGCGCAGCGCGGCCCACGCGAACGCGATGGCACAGCGCCTGCGCACAGCGCTCGAAACGGGCGTGGCCGACGGCACACTGACCGGCCTGGCCTTCACCCAGGACAGCCAGGCCAACGCGATCTTCGCGACGCTGCCGACAGAGATCGCCGACCGCATCCGCGAGCGCGCGCGGTTCTACGACTGGGACCGTGCCCGCGGCGAGGTCCGCTGGATGACCGCGTGGGACTCCACACCCGATGACGTCGACCGCTTTGTGGCAATCGTCGCCGAGGAGTTCGGTCGCCGATGA
- a CDS encoding NAD(P)/FAD-dependent oxidoreductase has translation MTQTVVAVIGGGVVGAAVLYTLAHRGVDTVLLEAEEALGYGASGTNSGILHTGFDSTPGELETVLILRAAALRDHVLAALSIPVLRCGAELLPHNDAERATVAELAENARRNGVTVDIRPDDGALVVPDESVTDPVAYTLALGNAAVRAGATIKTDCAVDGIDQDSAGLTLRLVDGGRLTCVVAVNCAGLQADTIARLVGDHSFEIYPRKGEFFVFELPRGATLDHILLPVPTKRTKGVLVFPTLDGRVVAGPTAVDLDDKDDWSVRPAAAREVLHNAVARFPALDGLDPVASYAGLRPAGRDVNYVIGPSAACPRLVNVAAIRSTGLTASLGIGAHVADLLADLGVQVGPERAPAQAPAPHRSDVPWWRRTAQHKRLL, from the coding sequence ATGACTCAGACCGTGGTCGCCGTCATCGGCGGCGGTGTCGTCGGAGCCGCTGTGCTCTACACCCTCGCCCACCGCGGCGTCGATACCGTCCTCCTCGAAGCCGAGGAGGCGTTGGGATACGGAGCGAGCGGCACGAACTCCGGCATATTGCACACCGGATTCGACTCCACTCCAGGCGAACTCGAGACCGTATTGATCCTGCGTGCCGCGGCGCTGCGCGACCACGTTCTGGCGGCACTCAGCATCCCGGTGCTGCGGTGCGGTGCGGAACTGTTGCCCCACAACGATGCTGAACGCGCCACGGTCGCAGAACTCGCCGAGAATGCTCGGCGCAACGGGGTCACTGTCGACATCCGTCCGGATGACGGTGCGCTGGTCGTCCCCGACGAATCAGTCACAGACCCCGTGGCCTACACGCTGGCACTGGGAAATGCCGCCGTCCGCGCCGGCGCAACGATAAAGACCGACTGCGCTGTCGACGGTATCGACCAGGATTCCGCTGGACTGACGCTGCGACTCGTCGACGGCGGGCGACTCACATGCGTCGTGGCGGTGAATTGCGCAGGGCTGCAGGCCGACACGATCGCCCGACTGGTCGGCGACCATTCGTTCGAGATCTATCCGCGAAAGGGCGAGTTCTTCGTCTTCGAGTTACCTCGCGGCGCAACGCTGGACCACATCCTGTTGCCCGTCCCCACCAAGCGAACCAAGGGTGTGCTCGTCTTTCCCACCCTCGACGGCCGCGTTGTCGCCGGGCCCACCGCCGTGGACCTGGACGACAAGGACGACTGGTCCGTCCGCCCCGCGGCGGCGCGTGAGGTTCTTCACAACGCCGTCGCACGGTTCCCGGCACTCGACGGCCTGGACCCCGTGGCGAGCTACGCGGGCCTTCGCCCGGCGGGGCGTGACGTCAACTACGTCATCGGCCCCTCCGCCGCTTGTCCGCGACTGGTCAACGTCGCCGCGATTCGCTCCACGGGGTTGACGGCCTCGCTGGGCATCGGCGCGCACGTCGCCGACCTGCTCGCCGATCTCGGTGTGCAGGTGGGTCCCGAACGTGCCCCTGCACAGGCGCCGGCGCCGCATCGTTCCGACGTGCCGTGGTGGCGGCGCACCGCCCAACACAAACGCCTTCTCTAG
- a CDS encoding FGGY family carbohydrate kinase, with amino-acid sequence MPTVLAIDQGTSGTKAVVVDGDGNLLGLSEQPVRPQYLPGGGVEQDPRELLASVVGAGRAAVSKAGVPIDVVTIANQGETVLAWDPDSGRPLSNMIVWQDRRAEGLCAELAEHRDVFARRTGLVLDPYFSAPKQAWLRRNVTREGVVTTSDSWLLHQLTGEFVTDAATASRSLVTDLDSATWDTGLLELFGLGDERLPHIVACDAVVGTTTVFGESALVGGLVVDQQAALIGEGCLRRGEAKCTFGTGAFLLANTGTTATRSTAGLSASVAWRVRDETTYCVDGQVYTAASAVRWMEELGYITTAADMDAVAAEDSAGVLAVPALAGLAAPWWRPDAKASVTGMTLSTTVGHLVVAILQGIAAQIAELGTCVAEDLGRPLTRLRVDGGLTQCRTLMQSVADLMQIEIEVYPSAHATALGAAALARTAVDTHLALADAVVRWKPSVIYAPRWSAEQAADFRGRWNAAVDAV; translated from the coding sequence ATGCCCACTGTGCTCGCCATCGACCAAGGCACCTCTGGCACCAAGGCCGTCGTCGTCGACGGTGATGGGAACCTGCTCGGTCTTTCCGAGCAGCCGGTCCGCCCTCAGTACCTTCCCGGGGGAGGTGTCGAACAGGACCCGCGCGAACTGCTCGCCTCCGTGGTCGGCGCCGGCCGCGCCGCCGTCTCGAAAGCCGGGGTGCCGATCGACGTCGTCACCATCGCCAACCAGGGCGAGACCGTACTCGCATGGGACCCGGACAGCGGCCGACCCCTGTCGAACATGATCGTGTGGCAGGACCGCCGGGCCGAGGGTCTATGCGCTGAGCTGGCCGAGCACCGGGACGTCTTCGCCCGGCGGACGGGGCTTGTGCTCGACCCGTATTTCTCCGCTCCGAAGCAGGCTTGGCTGCGCCGCAATGTGACTCGTGAGGGGGTCGTCACCACCTCCGACAGCTGGCTGCTCCACCAGTTGACCGGTGAGTTCGTCACCGACGCCGCGACAGCCAGCAGGTCTCTGGTGACCGATTTGGACAGCGCCACTTGGGACACCGGACTGCTCGAGTTGTTCGGCCTCGGTGACGAACGCCTTCCGCACATCGTCGCCTGCGACGCCGTGGTCGGGACGACGACGGTGTTCGGGGAGAGCGCGCTGGTCGGTGGGCTGGTCGTTGACCAGCAGGCCGCGTTGATCGGCGAGGGTTGCCTGCGACGTGGAGAAGCCAAGTGCACCTTCGGCACCGGCGCCTTTCTGCTTGCCAACACCGGAACGACCGCGACCCGCTCCACTGCGGGCCTATCGGCGTCTGTCGCCTGGCGGGTTCGCGACGAGACCACGTACTGCGTCGACGGGCAGGTCTACACCGCGGCGTCGGCGGTGCGCTGGATGGAGGAGCTGGGTTACATCACTACGGCCGCCGACATGGATGCGGTCGCCGCCGAGGACTCTGCCGGGGTTCTCGCCGTACCCGCGCTGGCCGGGCTCGCGGCGCCCTGGTGGCGGCCGGACGCCAAGGCGTCGGTCACCGGGATGACGCTGTCGACCACGGTCGGGCATCTGGTCGTCGCCATCCTGCAGGGCATTGCCGCGCAAATCGCCGAGCTCGGAACCTGTGTCGCCGAGGATCTCGGCCGGCCGCTGACCCGTTTGCGGGTGGACGGTGGACTCACCCAGTGCAGAACCCTCATGCAATCGGTCGCCGATCTGATGCAGATCGAGATCGAGGTCTACCCCTCCGCGCATGCCACCGCTCTTGGTGCCGCCGCGCTGGCACGGACGGCCGTTGACACTCACCTCGCACTGGCCGATGCCGTCGTCCGGTGGAAGCCCAGCGTGATCTACGCCCCGCGCTGGTCCGCCGAACAGGCAGCCGATTTCCGCGGACGCTGGAACGCTGCTGTCGACGCCGTCTGA